Part of the Salinigranum rubrum genome is shown below.
CTCCTGACGGTACTTCCGCGGGTCGTCGGAGGTCGTGTGCATCGACCGGCGGTAGGTGAGCGCCTCGACGAGGACGGGGTCGCCGTCGCGGGCGTGGTCGAGCGCCTCTCGGGTCGCCTCGTACACCGCGAGCGCGTCGTTGCCGTCGACCTGAATCCCGCGAATCCCGGCCCCGATGGCCTTCTGAGCGAGCGTCTCCGCCCGCGACTGCTTGGACCGCGGCGTCGAGATGGCGTACTGGTTGTTCTGACACAGGAAGACGGTCTGTGCGCCGTACGCGCCGGCGGAGTTGAACGCCTCCATGACGTCGCCGGTCGACGTCGCGCCGTCGCCGAAGTACGCCAGCGCCACGGGGTCTTCGTTTCGCATCGCGTACGCCCAGCCGATACCGACCGCGTGCAGCGCCTGCGACCCGACCGGAATCGACGGCGGGAGCGTCCGGTCGTCGGGGCCGACCGCCGCGCCCTCTTCGAGACCCATCGCGTACGCCAGTATCGCGTGCATCGGCGTCCCCCGGGTGAGGAGTGCGGCCTGTTCGCGGAACGCCGGAACCACCCAATCCCCGTCGGCGAGCGCAGTCGCGCTCGCGACCTGGGCCGCCTCTTGCCCGATACCGGGCGCGTACGTCCCCAGTTCGCCGCGGCGCTGGAGCGCGATGGCGCGCTCGTCCAGCCGGCGAGCACGACGCATCGTCCGGTACAT
Proteins encoded:
- the pdhA gene encoding pyruvate dehydrogenase (acetyl-transferring) E1 component subunit alpha; translated protein: MPRTTVAEFTVESLGILAPDGEVDEELVPDLSEETLRGMYRTMRRARRLDERAIALQRRGELGTYAPGIGQEAAQVASATALADGDWVVPAFREQAALLTRGTPMHAILAYAMGLEEGAAVGPDDRTLPPSIPVGSQALHAVGIGWAYAMRNEDPVALAYFGDGATSTGDVMEAFNSAGAYGAQTVFLCQNNQYAISTPRSKQSRAETLAQKAIGAGIRGIQVDGNDALAVYEATREALDHARDGDPVLVEALTYRRSMHTTSDDPRKYRQEDEEVDWDRRDPILRLESYLRERGILTDDDVAALEAELETEVADAIERAKGMAADVDPADMFEHAYGEMPPWLERQLTAFSGAQGGAVDGE